In the Ensifer adhaerens genome, one interval contains:
- the rctB gene encoding SMa0974 family conjugal transfer regulator, translating into MYKHTAEAFVPVQNAEQGVSEVFARYREYWSPIGATGVDRSLDFGDARVTLRPTDEGLHFRIDAQDTLAFYGIWTLLQVALAALPEFTGKDVGWHPAGRFPCLSKVFP; encoded by the coding sequence ATGTACAAGCATACCGCAGAAGCCTTCGTACCAGTCCAGAATGCGGAACAGGGCGTAAGCGAGGTCTTCGCCCGTTACCGCGAATACTGGAGCCCGATCGGCGCCACGGGGGTCGATCGGTCGCTGGACTTCGGTGACGCACGCGTGACGCTAAGGCCGACGGACGAGGGCTTGCATTTTCGGATAGACGCGCAGGACACCCTCGCCTTTTACGGTATCTGGACGCTTTTGCAGGTGGCCTTGGCCGCGCTACCGGAATTTACAGGTAAAGACGTTGGGTGGCACCCGGCCGGCCGGTTCCCGTGTCTGTCAAAGGTTTTTCCGTAG